Below is a window of Lacrimispora xylanolytica DNA.
CTGTATCCTCAGTTTCAGGAAAAGGGAGCTGTGGTTCTTGGGGTGAGCAAAGACAGCGTAGCATCTCATAAAAGATTTGAGGAAAAGTATGGGCTGCCATTTACATTGCTTTCTGATACGGAGCTTACCTGTATTAAGGCATATGATGTCTGGCAGGAAAAAATGAACTATGGTAAGGTTAGCATGGGAGTGGTTCGAACCACATATCTCATTGATGAAGATGGGGTAATTGTAAAAGCCTTTGGTAAAGTGAAGGCAGAGGAGAATCCGGCACAAATGCTGGAGCAGTTATAGGATATGAAGATAATAATTTCTCCGGCAAAGAAGATGAATGAGGATACGGATTCCATTGAGATCACCGGAATGCCCGGATTTATTAATGATGCTAAAATATTGATGCATGAAATGAAGTCCATGTCCTTATCAGAGGGGAAAAAATTGTGGAAATGCAATGATAAATTAGCAGAATTAAACCATAAGCGCTACAAAGATATGACTTTGGTTCATAGACTGACACCGGCGGTAATAGCATATGAGGGCTTGCAGTATCAGCATATGGCTCCGAAGGTGCTTACAAGCAGAGCACTTTCGTACTTATCAGATCATTTGCGGATACTGTCAGGCTTCTATGGAGTACTGAGGCCATTTGATGGGGTAACCCCATATCGACTGGAAATGCAGGCAAAGCTTTCCGTGAATGATTGTAAGGATTTGTATGATTTCTGGGGAGACCGGTTGTATCATAGCCTAATGGACGATGACAGGATTATCCTTAACTTAGCTTCCAGGGAATACTCACAATGCATCGAGAAATATATCACACCAAAGGATCGGTTTATTACGATTGAGTTTGGTGAATTGGTGGAGGGAAAAGTAAAGCAGAAGGGAACAATATCGAAGATGGCTCGCGGTGGTATGGTGCGGTTCATGGCAGAGAATAATATTTCTGACTTAAATGGTCTTAAGGATTTTAAGGAGCTGGGTTTTACTTATTCCAAGGAGCTTTCCAGCGATTCAAAATACGTATTCCTGGTGTGAGATGAGAGTTCTCCATGAGAATCAGTAAAGAGGTATTGCTTATTGTTTTACATTCAAAGATGAAGCAGATACTTTTCTATCGTAGATAGAAGAGGTAAAAAAATATGATAATCTTCGAATGGAGGTGCTAGGAATGGAAAGCAAACAAAAAGAAATACCAGATGGCAAAAAGGTTTTATCGGATAATTCTAAGGTTATCAATATTAGATTACGCAGGAGTATACTAGCAGGAACGATAGTATACTCAGCTTTAATTTTGTACTTCATGTTCTTTGGGTTTCATAGATTGGATCCGAAAAGCAGTTATAATCAATATACGTTTCTGTTTATCCCAGAAGGGATCCCCCTAAGGTTTCCGGAACTAACGATGTCATGGCTGTACGATTTTGGAAACATTGCTGCTTTTATTCCTTTTGGAATTATATTTCCGTTGCTGTATCGAATCCGTTTTAGAACGTTTATCCCATTATTTATATTAGTGATCGCCTTTTTGGAAGTGATGCAGTCTTTAACGTTCCTGGGCACATTTGATGTTATGGATATTATATCCAATACTTTGGGGGCGATTATAGGTTGTGTTGCTTATAAAGTAGGGTTTTCCTCAGAGATTACCTTTAAAAAGCTAGTTGCTTCGGCTATCTCTATTTTTATACTATTTATTGGGATTATGACTGTTTCTGAAACAATTGATTATGGTGTGCATGTGAATGAAAGAATAGGACGTGTCGAAGCAATAAACGAGATAAGTACAACCGCACCAGAATCCGAAGGTCTTTCAACTTTTACGGTGCAAGGCGAAAAAATAAAGCCTGCATTAAATTTATTCAGCAGTAAGGATGGGATAAGTAAGGAGTATCAATTTATTCTGAATAAGAAAAGTTTGTGGTTCTATGCCAATTGTGGTATTCCCGACGGAGAAGAATATAAAGGGTCGGTCATGATTATGGTTAATGGAGAAGAACTGATCCAATTTAGTGATAAAGACGAAGATAAAAATGTGTGGAGAGTGAAGACGTTTATTGACACAGATATAGAAGATTTTAAAATTATTGTAACGGGAAACGCTAAAGTATGGGACGTTGGCATCGCAGAAATAAAGCATTGGTGGGAGTAATTTTGATTGCGATGAAATCATCTGATCGCTCTTTCGGTGAAGAATTTAAACTTGCATTTGCAAAATATAGCAAAATAGTGACTTGACAAAAGTGTATAGCAACCATATACTGTTGGTATGGAAAAAAGTAAAAATAACAATCATAAAATTGCAAATGAATCATTAGATTTGGCGTTTGCTCTTATGGAGCTAGATAAAAAGACGCGATATTACGGAACGGATGTTCCGATTTTTCACTCTGAAATTCATGTAATAAAGGCAATCGCCGAGCATTCATCCATTCATGTGGGGGGCCTGGCTGATATTCTGGGTGTAACAAAGGGAGCTGTTTCCGAAATTCTCAAAAAGCTGGAGAGAAAGGCTCTGGTTAAAAAGGAAGTTGATGAATTGAATTTATCCAGGTATTTACTGAGTCTAACGGAAAAAGGGGAAAAGGCCCATAAAATTCACATGCATTATCATGATATTATAGACAGCATGGTGGAAGATGAGCTGCAAAATGCGACTGAGTCAGAAATACAATTTTTGTCGAATTTTTTGTCAGCCTTGATAGACAGGATAGAAAACTTTGATGAAAATATGATGAAATAAAAATTTTGCATAAGTGTATGGCAACCATACACATTTTGCGCATTGTAGTTAGGAGGCACTAACATTAAAAAGAAAATAATTAATCATCATGTCACTGATAATAGTAAGGCCAGAGAACGGGAGTATCAGCAAAAATTAAAGGGTGAAAAAAGAATGTTTCAATCATTTTTTGGTTCTTTTATTCAATGCTTCCGTGTTCCGTTTTATCCATATGATTTTATAAAATTTCCAGAAATCGATCCGTTCATCAATCAACAAGAAGATAACGAGAATAAAAAGTATTAAAAGTTAAAAATTTTACTTTAATCAAAGCGTATGGCAACTATACACATAATGTTGAAATTCAGTATGGAGGGGTAGATGTGAAACAAAATAAGAGTCATCATTTGGAGAAAAAACTTAGTCCTTCAAGGGAGGATTATTTAAAGGCTATATATAAGCTTTCTAAAAAAAGTAAACTAGTACGCTCCATTGACATTGCGGTATATTTAGGAGTTACGAAACCTAGCGTTCATAGCGCTGTCACTGAATTGCAAGAAGAAGGACTGGTGATCAAGCCTTTGGGTGGTGAAATCCAGCTTACGGAGGAAGGCCGAAAACAAGGAGAGATTATAACAAATAAGTATCAGATTATAAGACAATTTTTAATTACGTGCTGCCATGTGGATGAATTGATTGCAAGCGCAGATGCCTGCAAAATGGAACATGTTATCAGCAATGATGCTATTTTTGCTATCAAGAAATATTTGAGGATAGAGCAAGGAGAAGCTTTTTGAAGAATTACGGATTTGCTGTTTGTTACAAAAAACTTGCTGATTAGATACAATTATTCCAATTTGTAATGATTCTTATTCCTATTAATATGTAAACTGATGTAAGCCGATTAAATGATTATGGCTTATATCTACGTATTGACCTTAAATCACAACATATCCAGCAGTGAACTTAAATCCATGCGCAGAAGCCGTATTTGAAAATAGAATTCATTTCGGAGGAAAAATTGTGAACAAGAAAAAAGGCGGCATGTATTTAGTTGTAATTCTGTTGATTCATTTATTTGTTTTTAATTGGTATGGGGAAACTGCAAAGGCGGCTTCCGTATATTATGTTTCTACCACGGGAAATGACAAAACTGGAACCGGTACAGTATCAAATCCGTGGAAGACCATACAAAAGGCAGCTGATATCATGGAAGCCGGAGATACCTGTATCATACGAGGTGGTACATACCGGGAAACAGTAACACTTGATACCTCCGGAACTTCTGCAAATCCCATAGCCTTTAAGGCTTATACAGGAGAGACGGTAACAGTATCTGGTGCAGATCCAGTCACTGACTGGGTAAAACACTCCGGATCCATCTATTATGCAACCATGACTGATTCCCTTGGAACAAAAAATCAGATATTTGTTAATAAGCAAATGCAATTAGAAGCCAGATGGCCCAATTCAGCAACGCTTGATCCCTTAAATTCAACGCTTGCAGCAGTTGATTCAGGTTCTGCCACAACCATCAATGATGGAGATTTAATTCAGGCAGCAGGCTACTGGGTTGGCAAAACGGTTTGGTGTGTTCCGGGAACAGGCTACAAATCCTATAAAAGTACCATCACAAGCTCAAATGCCGGCTCGATTACCTTTGATAAAATGGATATTGCAGCTAAAGCTGGTAACAGCTATTATATTATCGGCGATCTGAAAGATCTTGACAGCTCAGGAGAATGGTATTATGACAATGGTACCAGCAGGCTTTATTTATGGGCACCTGGTGGAGTTAATCCGAACACTTTGACAGTGGAAGCAAAAAAGCGGACTTATGCTTTTGATTTAAGCTCCTGCTCCTACATAAATATTACCGGAATTAATATCTTTGCTTCCAGTATTAAAATGTCTGCTTCTAATTACTGTAAAGTTTCTGATATGACTGCGGAATACATCAGCCATGATTCCGATGTTTCAAACCAATACAGTACAGGGATATTTATGTCTGGTACCAATAATGAGCTTAGAAACAGTACTCTGACCTACAGCTCCGGTAATTTAATCAGTATTCAGGGAACGGGAAATAAGGTAATTAATAATCTTATGCACGAAGCAGATTATTCGGCAGCAGAAATGCCGGCAATCTATCTACTGGGGGCTAACCATCTAATCAGTCATAATACGGTATATAACGCCGGGCGTCATCTTATATTTATGCCTACCCAAAATAGTCGTATACAGTATAACAATCTATACAATGCAGGTAAGCTGACAAACGACTGCGGAATCATCTATGAGTTTGGCTGGGATGGGAATGGGACAGTGATTGACCATAATTTCGTACATGATAATCTGGCAAAGAATTATTCCGGCACTGGCATCTATCTGGATAATGGGAGTAAGGGGTATATTGTACATCACAATGTTGTATGGGGAAACTATACTGGGATAAGGTTGAATACGCCCAGTAATTTTAACATGATCTATAACAATACGACTTACGGTAACGGAAATATAGGATATTGGGGAAGTGATTTTCAAACAGATATGTACGGTGACAGAATTTTCAATAATATTTTTACAACGGCCTTTACATTGCCTGGTACTCATATAGAGAAAAATAATATTACCTCAGGAACCAACCCGTTATTTGTGAATCCCACAGCACATAATTTCAGGCTGCAGGCTGCTTCTCCGGCTATAAATGCAGGGGCTTTAATACCTGGAATCACCAATGGTTATGTTGGTTCGGCACCGGATATTGGAGCCTATGAGTATGGCGGACCGGATTGGACTGCCGGGCATAATTTTGCTTCACCTCCAGCCCCGGTTTTTGAGAATGTCAGCGTACTTTATGATAATAAAGTACGGCAATCTGATTTTGAAAAAGGGATTATCTCACCCTGGATAACAACACATTCACGTACTGCTGCAAGTGTATCTATATCAAGGAGCTGTTCTAAGAGTGTTAGACTGGGCACTGGAGAAGATGGTATCAAGCAGGTACTTACGGGTCTAAATCCTGATACCAGCTATATATGTACTGCCTGGGTTAAGGCAGACCCAGGGGAGCAGATTCAGATTGGTGTCAGTGGTTTTGGTGGAACGGATGTATCCGCTACATCTGCCAGTACAACCTGGACAATGGTAAGCATTCCTTTTAAGACCGGAACAGGTGCCACCAGTGCAACGGTGTATGCTTACAAGATGCCTGGTACATCATATGTCTATGTGGATGATTTTGGGGTAGTAGAACATTAAAATATGATACTCAAACTTCATTCAATCACTTGACACACTGCTGTCATGTTCTTATTCTATAATAGAATAAGATTGGAGAAGAAATCATGCAGATAAACAGACTTTTTGAAATTATATATCTTTTGCTGAACAAAAAGCTTACGACTGCCAGTGAGCTGGCAGAATATTTTGAGGTATCTGTCAGAACCATTTATCGCGATATTGATACACTGTCTTCGGCAGGAATCCCAATTTACGCCCTCCAGGGAAAGGGTGGCGGAATTTCATTGCTGGATAATTACGTTCTGGATAAATCAGTTCTATCGGAACGAGAGCAAAATGAGATATTATTTGCGCTGCAAAGCCTGTCAATAACACAAGCCCCAGAGTCGGATAAAGTTCTTGCTAAACTAAGTAATCTTTTTAATAAGAATAGAACCAATTGGATTGAGGTGGATTTAAGCCCCTGGGGCAGTGATGATAAAGGGATAAGTCAATTTAAGCTAATAAAGGATGCAATTCTAAGTCATAGATTGATTGAATTCAATTATTTTGGCTCATCTGGTGAGAAAACGATACGAAGAGTTGAACCAATGAAGCTGATTTTTAAAATAAATGCCTGGTATTTGCAAGCCTTCTGCCTGACTCGAAATGCAATAAGAATGTTTAAAATAGTAAGAATGTCAGACGTCCAAATGACACAGGAAGTTTTCATCGAAAAAATGCTGGAATCATTACCAAGTGGCAGTCAAACACTAAATGACCCCAAATGGATAGAAATATGCTTAAAAATATGTGCTGATGGTGCCTACCGGGTATATGATGAATTCGAAGAGAAAGATATAACTAAAAATAAGGATGGCTCCTTTACAATCATTACCCGTCTGCCTGAAAATGAATGGCTGATACGCTATCTCCTTTCTTTTGGAGCCGATGCCGAAGTGGTAAGTCCACAACATATACGTGATACGATTGAAAATGAGTTAAATAAAATTATCTTGAAATATAGGGAGACAACTAAAATAATAAAAGCGGGGCGTAGAATATTGTAATTGATATGTTACAGCATGGTGCAATGGATCGCCCTGAATTCTGAAGGAGAGTAGCCGAAGTTCTTTTTGAACATCCGCCCAAAGTGTGTAATATCAGAAAAGCCCACCCTCTCAATGATCTCAGAAATAGGTAATAGAGTTTCTTTGAGCATTTTCGACGCTAAATACAGTCTTAGTCTAATAAGATAATCCATGACTGGATAACCTGTGATTTCACGAAATCGTTCTGTTAAGGAAGTTCTATTCATATGGAATTTATCCGTAAGCTCCTGTATGGTTATTTTATTCATATAATTTGTGTACAAATACAGAATGATCTCTTTGATTTCGCCAGGGTCTTTATGAAGTTCCATGCTTACAATGGTCTCCTCAATAATTAGCAGTCTTGGCAACAAAAAAAGCATTTCAATTAGATAGGTTCTGCTTCGACAGGGCCAATCTTTATCCATCTGAATGTCTAAGGCATTTTTAATGTTTTCTATAATGTTACGGATCCTTTGTGCATTGCTGAGACCAAGGTGCAACAGACCTGTAAATTCATTTGTTTTTCTTAAAAACGGATTTAACCAATATAGGTCTTGTATTTCATTAACAGATAGCTGATTATTGGTTGCTTTAAGTACAGGAAAATCGAAATGTTGATTAATGATTTGTGGATGAAAAATAATAACGTTACACTGAAGGGATACTTCTGATTCCAAAGAAAATGTATCTGTTTCATTCAGACAAAGGGCCGATGGAGCTACAAGGATTTGCGTATGACTATTAAGAGTAAGTAATCCAGTACCAGAGATAACAAAAATCATTTTATAATACTCTCGCTTAATTGCGCCATCTGAGAAACAATTTTCACTTGTATGACAGATTGGAAACTGAAAGCCTGGATAAAAGTTCCTTCCTAATGTAAAATACGTACTCATACGGCACCTCCTGAGCAATGATATTCTTAATTATATCACTGCTCAGGAAAAAAATATAGAATTCTGTATTAATGACCAAGTATTTTTAACTCTTCACAGAGCTTTAATCCGAAAGCCACAGAAGCATCTGGATTTCTTCCTGTTACAATATTACCGGATACAACAACCTCTTGATCAACGTATGTAGCATCATGGTTGGTTAATTCCTTAATACCATTACTCCAGGGGAACATGGTTGCTTTTTTATTTTTGAGAAGACCGGCTCTTGCCAGAATTGGCGGTGCCGCACATATTGCTGCTATCATCTTGTTTTCCTTATCTGCATCCTTTAGTAGGTTTCTGAGATCTGTATCATTCCACAGGCTATTGATTACTCCTGTACCGCCAACGATAACGATTCCATCATAATCCTTTGCTTTTGCATCGGATATTAAAATATCAGTGTTACAAGTAGATCCATTTAACCCAATTGCTGTTGAATTAGTACTTGCTACCGTCACATTAGCTCCGTTTATCTCAAGCAGCGTTTTAGGAGTGTAGTACTCTACATCTTCAAAATCTTTTGGAGCTACCACAATAAGTATGTTTTTAGAAAACTTTCTAATGTTCAAAGCGTTACAGATGGCAAGACCAAAACTTTTCGATGCAGCTGGATTTTTGCCTGTTACGATATTTCCGTCAGTAACAGTCTCTTCATTCACATATGTAGCCCCTCTTGTGGTAAGCTCCTTTATTCCATCGTCCCAAGGGAACATGGTAACTGTTTTATCCTTTAATATTCCCGCTTTAGCGAGAGCAGGGGGGGCTGCACACATAGCTGCTACTATTTTGTTTTGAGAATTAAATTGCTGAAGCAGTGTTCTCAATTCTTCGTTATCCCATATATGACTGATAACACCCGTTCCTCCTGGTAAAACGATGGCATCGTAGTCATCAGCGTTAGCATCACTAATTTTGATATCTGGTGTTACCCTAAATCTATTAATACCAATCGCTGGATCCATGGTTGTACTTGCTATTGTTACCTCTGCTCCGTTAGCCTTTAAAATAGCCGTAGGTTCAACCACTTCACAATCTTCAAAGTCCTTAGGTGCAATCACCATAAGAATTTTCTTCTTTGGAGATGTTTCCATTGCGCTAACGGTTTTGATTGGACCACATACAAATGCTCCTATTACCATAAATAGACTCACTGCAAAACAAATCACTTTTATGAATACTCTCTTCATCTCAATTACCTCCTTCTAATATTCATAGTTTATCAAATGTGTATTTGCTCTGTAATAGCGGATTATCAGCGCTTTTCGGCGTATTAACAGGAGTATACTTTAAATTTGTGACAGGCAAGCTCATGATACCTGGTTTGAGCGTATTAATTTCCCAACGCCTATTGAGATGATTGCCAAATTGTGGTTAATAGGGTTATAATGAAATTAATGGTTAGAAACAGATAAGAGAAGCAGTGAGGTCTGACTTAGACTACGTGAAAAACTGTTTATAAACTTTAAAGGAGTATATTTATGCCCTTAGATATCAGAACGTATTGGAATATTCAAGGAGAGCCGGTTGCAACTACACCAACAACATGGGAAATCGCAGGAAAATATATCTTAAAGTTAGTGAAAGCAGATGTCAATGCACAGCGTAATGTAAGGTTTTCCTCAGCATTGCGCGCAGAGGGAGTCCCTGTATCTCAAATCCTATTGCTAAAGGATGGTAGAAATTATCTAACTGCTCAAGAGGGCTGTTATCTTTTAATGGAGAAACTAGGCGGTTTTCATATAGGTGAGGTATTTTAGCAAAACTATATAGATATTGCTTATCAAACAGGAATTATTATTGCAAAAATACACTGTGCACTTATAAAAATAACCGATGTGCAGGCAGACAAGAATTTTTTAGATAAGGAACTAAGAGGCTGGATTAGTGATGGACTCTCCGCAAGCACTCTCTTGACAAAAGAAGAATGGATGAAGCCTATAGATGCACTATGCAGCATTTACCCCCAACTGCCGAAACAGCAGATTCATCGTGATTTGCATTATGGTAATTTGCTATTTGAAGGAGCAACATTGACAGGAGTACTGGATTTTGATCTGGGCAAGCAAGATGCTCGTTTATTTGACATAGCATATATTCTGGTGGGACAATTATTAGGTCAGAAAGACCTTACTTCAGTTGAGAATGAGTGGCTTATATTTGTTAGTCAGTTCCTTAATGGATACGAAAGCATTACTGTGTTAGAAAGAGATGAAAAGGAAGCACTACTGCTTATGATGCAGTGTATTGAACTTTTGTTTGTGGCTTTTTGGCAGCAACAAAAGAATCAAAAGGCGACAGAAGAAACAATTGAAATATTTAAATTTTTACAAAATACAAAAAAGTGAATGGATGAAAAGCAGTAATAAGAAAGAAAATAAGATGAATGTGTGGGGGGTATATATGGCAAGCAAAATTTCCTTTGAAGCAGTAAAATTTCATGCAGTAAGATTTATAGGGAAAGAAGTAATCGTCGGAAAGAAAAATCCTGTTCCAGATCTATGGAAAAAGATGTTAAACGATGGAACAAACGATTTTCTTCAATCTTTGCAAGAACGAGTATCTCCATTGGGAGATACCATTGGGTGGATGGGTGAGTATAATCAGCAGACAAAAGAGTTTGTTTATATTGCTGGTATATTTGCGACCCCTAATGCTACAGTTCCAGATGGATTTTCTTATCGTGATATCCCTGATTGTCTGATGGGAGTAGGTTGGATACAAGGTAATACATCCAATCTGGAAAAAGGAGCTCATATTAAAACAGAGAAGATAATGAGAGCAAATGGGTATGTTCCAGATTACTCCATTGTAGGAATTTCAATGGAATATTATTCGTTTGACAGATATGCAAATGTTAAGGAAGATGGTAATAACACCTTTACGTTTGGATACTATTTACCCTGCAAAAGAATGATATAAAATGGAGTAGTGATTAACTTATCGGATATATGAAGAGTCCGAATAAAAAAATATTACTAAAAATCCAGATGGCTCGTTTACAGTTATAACCTGGCTGCCTGAGCATGATGGTTGATTCGCTATGTCCTTTCCTTTGGTGCCGATGCAGAAGTGGTAAGCCCACATCATATAAGTGATACGCTTCTGAATGAATTAAAATTACTTTACATTATAAAATATAACCTGACACGATGCTGTCAGGTTATATTTTATATAATGGAAGAGTGTAAAGGCATCTATAAACTGCAAGAAGGAGGACTATTAATGAAACAGTTCAACCCTATATGGATGGATCCCAAGGAATTTCAGGGAAAGCGTGTTCTTGTAACCAGTGGTACGAAGGGCGGAATGGGGGAGGCCATTGTGAACCGTCTTACGAAAGCTGGGGCCACAGTGATTACAACAGCGCACCGCACGTCCGGAGGAAATCGCAGAACTGGTTGCTTTTCTTGTTTCAGACCGCGCCTCTTACATAGTGGGAGCGGAGCATACCATTGATGGCGGAATTGTTCGAACCATATAAAGGAGAAAGATGAATATGACAAACTATAAAAATAAATTACCTAAAGCTGTTGAGATGCATTTTCAGGCAACAAACACGGACGACCCTGAGACCTTTCTTTCCATATTTGCAGAGCATGCTGTCGTAATGGATGCGGGAAATGAATATCATGGGAAACCAGCCATTAAAGAGTGGTGTGAACGGGAATATTTTGGTGTACATCTAAGGCTGGAAGTTATTAATGCCGTTCAAGTTGCAAAAGAGATTGTTGTAACTGCTAAATGTGATGGTGATTACAATAAGGCTGGTCTGCCGGACCCATTGTTTCTTGATTTTCATTTTTCCATGGATGGGGAT
It encodes the following:
- the bcp gene encoding thioredoxin-dependent thiol peroxidase, producing the protein MIETGTKAPAFSLPDQNGVMRTLEEYKGKKVILYFYPKDNTPGCTKQACSFGELYPQFQEKGAVVLGVSKDSVASHKRFEEKYGLPFTLLSDTELTCIKAYDVWQEKMNYGKVSMGVVRTTYLIDEDGVIVKAFGKVKAEENPAQMLEQL
- the yaaA gene encoding peroxide stress protein YaaA, which produces MKIIISPAKKMNEDTDSIEITGMPGFINDAKILMHEMKSMSLSEGKKLWKCNDKLAELNHKRYKDMTLVHRLTPAVIAYEGLQYQHMAPKVLTSRALSYLSDHLRILSGFYGVLRPFDGVTPYRLEMQAKLSVNDCKDLYDFWGDRLYHSLMDDDRIILNLASREYSQCIEKYITPKDRFITIEFGELVEGKVKQKGTISKMARGGMVRFMAENNISDLNGLKDFKELGFTYSKELSSDSKYVFLV
- a CDS encoding VanZ family protein; translation: MESKQKEIPDGKKVLSDNSKVINIRLRRSILAGTIVYSALILYFMFFGFHRLDPKSSYNQYTFLFIPEGIPLRFPELTMSWLYDFGNIAAFIPFGIIFPLLYRIRFRTFIPLFILVIAFLEVMQSLTFLGTFDVMDIISNTLGAIIGCVAYKVGFSSEITFKKLVASAISIFILFIGIMTVSETIDYGVHVNERIGRVEAINEISTTAPESEGLSTFTVQGEKIKPALNLFSSKDGISKEYQFILNKKSLWFYANCGIPDGEEYKGSVMIMVNGEELIQFSDKDEDKNVWRVKTFIDTDIEDFKIIVTGNAKVWDVGIAEIKHWWE
- a CDS encoding MarR family winged helix-turn-helix transcriptional regulator, producing the protein MEKSKNNNHKIANESLDLAFALMELDKKTRYYGTDVPIFHSEIHVIKAIAEHSSIHVGGLADILGVTKGAVSEILKKLERKALVKKEVDELNLSRYLLSLTEKGEKAHKIHMHYHDIIDSMVEDELQNATESEIQFLSNFLSALIDRIENFDENMMK
- a CDS encoding metal-dependent transcriptional regulator, which gives rise to MKQNKSHHLEKKLSPSREDYLKAIYKLSKKSKLVRSIDIAVYLGVTKPSVHSAVTELQEEGLVIKPLGGEIQLTEEGRKQGEIITNKYQIIRQFLITCCHVDELIASADACKMEHVISNDAIFAIKKYLRIEQGEAF
- a CDS encoding right-handed parallel beta-helix repeat-containing protein — its product is MNKKKGGMYLVVILLIHLFVFNWYGETAKAASVYYVSTTGNDKTGTGTVSNPWKTIQKAADIMEAGDTCIIRGGTYRETVTLDTSGTSANPIAFKAYTGETVTVSGADPVTDWVKHSGSIYYATMTDSLGTKNQIFVNKQMQLEARWPNSATLDPLNSTLAAVDSGSATTINDGDLIQAAGYWVGKTVWCVPGTGYKSYKSTITSSNAGSITFDKMDIAAKAGNSYYIIGDLKDLDSSGEWYYDNGTSRLYLWAPGGVNPNTLTVEAKKRTYAFDLSSCSYINITGINIFASSIKMSASNYCKVSDMTAEYISHDSDVSNQYSTGIFMSGTNNELRNSTLTYSSGNLISIQGTGNKVINNLMHEADYSAAEMPAIYLLGANHLISHNTVYNAGRHLIFMPTQNSRIQYNNLYNAGKLTNDCGIIYEFGWDGNGTVIDHNFVHDNLAKNYSGTGIYLDNGSKGYIVHHNVVWGNYTGIRLNTPSNFNMIYNNTTYGNGNIGYWGSDFQTDMYGDRIFNNIFTTAFTLPGTHIEKNNITSGTNPLFVNPTAHNFRLQAASPAINAGALIPGITNGYVGSAPDIGAYEYGGPDWTAGHNFASPPAPVFENVSVLYDNKVRQSDFEKGIISPWITTHSRTAASVSISRSCSKSVRLGTGEDGIKQVLTGLNPDTSYICTAWVKADPGEQIQIGVSGFGGTDVSATSASTTWTMVSIPFKTGTGATSATVYAYKMPGTSYVYVDDFGVVEH
- a CDS encoding helix-turn-helix transcriptional regulator; amino-acid sequence: MQINRLFEIIYLLLNKKLTTASELAEYFEVSVRTIYRDIDTLSSAGIPIYALQGKGGGISLLDNYVLDKSVLSEREQNEILFALQSLSITQAPESDKVLAKLSNLFNKNRTNWIEVDLSPWGSDDKGISQFKLIKDAILSHRLIEFNYFGSSGEKTIRRVEPMKLIFKINAWYLQAFCLTRNAIRMFKIVRMSDVQMTQEVFIEKMLESLPSGSQTLNDPKWIEICLKICADGAYRVYDEFEEKDITKNKDGSFTIITRLPENEWLIRYLLSFGADAEVVSPQHIRDTIENELNKIILKYRETTKIIKAGRRIL
- a CDS encoding AraC family transcriptional regulator — translated: MSTYFTLGRNFYPGFQFPICHTSENCFSDGAIKREYYKMIFVISGTGLLTLNSHTQILVAPSALCLNETDTFSLESEVSLQCNVIIFHPQIINQHFDFPVLKATNNQLSVNEIQDLYWLNPFLRKTNEFTGLLHLGLSNAQRIRNIIENIKNALDIQMDKDWPCRSRTYLIEMLFLLPRLLIIEETIVSMELHKDPGEIKEIILYLYTNYMNKITIQELTDKFHMNRTSLTERFREITGYPVMDYLIRLRLYLASKMLKETLLPISEIIERVGFSDITHFGRMFKKNFGYSPSEFRAIHCTML
- a CDS encoding DJ-1/PfpI family protein, which produces MKRVFIKVICFAVSLFMVIGAFVCGPIKTVSAMETSPKKKILMVIAPKDFEDCEVVEPTAILKANGAEVTIASTTMDPAIGINRFRVTPDIKISDANADDYDAIVLPGGTGVISHIWDNEELRTLLQQFNSQNKIVAAMCAAPPALAKAGILKDKTVTMFPWDDGIKELTTRGATYVNEETVTDGNIVTGKNPAASKSFGLAICNALNIRKFSKNILIVVAPKDFEDVEYYTPKTLLEINGANVTVASTNSTAIGLNGSTCNTDILISDAKAKDYDGIVIVGGTGVINSLWNDTDLRNLLKDADKENKMIAAICAAPPILARAGLLKNKKATMFPWSNGIKELTNHDATYVDQEVVVSGNIVTGRNPDASVAFGLKLCEELKILGH
- a CDS encoding phosphotransferase enzyme family protein, with translation MQADKNFLDKELRGWISDGLSASTLLTKEEWMKPIDALCSIYPQLPKQQIHRDLHYGNLLFEGATLTGVLDFDLGKQDARLFDIAYILVGQLLGQKDLTSVENEWLIFVSQFLNGYESITVLERDEKEALLLMMQCIELLFVAFWQQQKNQKATEETIEIFKFLQNTKK
- a CDS encoding transcriptional regulator — translated: MASKISFEAVKFHAVRFIGKEVIVGKKNPVPDLWKKMLNDGTNDFLQSLQERVSPLGDTIGWMGEYNQQTKEFVYIAGIFATPNATVPDGFSYRDIPDCLMGVGWIQGNTSNLEKGAHIKTEKIMRANGYVPDYSIVGISMEYYSFDRYANVKEDGNNTFTFGYYLPCKRMI